From the Theileria parva strain Muguga chromosome 3 map unlocalized ctg_531, whole genome shotgun sequence genome, one window contains:
- a CDS encoding SVSP family protein — translation MNKHIAYNFVLIFIIIKCVESQDNNPDQPSEEEEEYNFDVLDLDKIIQDRISRFDDPQYQHYDYYQPELQGHPPQPQTQPQQHPGYQPESQGYQPQTQPQPEYQYYQPEQYDFYQPETLQYQPESYGYEPEQFDQYQQEAYGYYEPPTTQPSQQPQQYYQSTTTQPYQQPSYPYYGPPVPPQPQPAQPSYPYYLPPPTQPTYQQQPQYQYYQPTTTQTPTQPEVTHSPQPQSETVEDDDDFYVTEHDQQIQEPVPVPETGHETTQQSIKPQKEPRKRATKRKDPRTPEKQDEEEPVKLKKPRQIKKSKKPKFYKRNYLGKLEEMTEEDYVVIFSDKKKKEYVFNTYLEQIEFDNELIYEHINGTSYCSLLSQTKETDVFILTNSDGFTLVKRIKGIWTTTDHVTPYYVKLFTQDDEGNEVLITSDQYIIDLNSFGSFTYKFHLGVKCYKIVVKEITAWEKTDEDDEIPVFINVSSELNVMVKFNKYTKMFERRTKHYKVKDNRLNFRKPK, via the coding sequence atgaaCAAGCATATTGCTTATAATtttgtgttaatatttataataataaaatgtgttgaatCTCAAGACAATAATCCTGATCAACCATctgaagaagaagaagagtataattttgatgTTTTAGATCTGGATAAAATCATTCAGGACCGAATTAGTCGTTTTGATGATCCTCAATATCAACATTATGATTATTACCAACCTGAATTACAAGGACATCCACCCCAACCTCAGACTCAACCCCAACAACATCCAGGATATCAACCTGAATCACAAGGATATCAACCACAAACTCAGCCCCAACCAGAatatcagtattatcaaCCCGAACAAtatgatttttatcaacCTGAGACATTACAATATCAACCTGAATCATATGGTTATGAACCTGAACAATTTgatcaatatcaacaagAAGCATATGGGTATTATGAACCTCCAACTACTCAACCTAGTCAACAACCAcaacagtattatcaaTCTACTACTACTCAACCTTATCAACAACCAAGTTATCCGTATTACGGACCTCCAGTACCACCTCAACCACAACCAGCCCAACCAAGTTATCCGTATTATTTACCACCTCCTACTCAACCAACTTATCAACAACAACCACAgtatcagtattatcaaCCTACTACTACTCAAACACCTACTCAACCAGAAGTAACTCATTCACCTCAACCTCAATCAGAAACTGTAGAAGACGATGATGATTTCTATGTGACAGAACATGATCAACAAATACAGGAACCTGTACCTGTACCTGAAACTGGTCATGAAACTACTCAACAGTCAATTAAGCCACAAAAGGAACCAAGAAAAAGAGCAACAAAGAGAAAAGATCCTCGAACGCCAGAAAAACAAGATGAGGAAGAACCTGTTAAGCTAAAAAAGCCTAGgcaaattaaaaaatctaaaaaacCCAAGTTCTATAAGAGAAATTATCTGGGAAAGCTGGAAGAAATGACTGAAGAAGACTATGTCGTTATATTTAGtgataaaaagaaaaaagaATATGTATTCAATACATATCTTGAGCAGATAGAATTTGACAATGAGCTTATCTACGAACATATAAACGGAACATCTTATTGTTCATTATTAAGTCAGACTAAAGAAACTGATGTTTTTATCCTGACCAACAGTGATGGATTTACATTAGTTAAAAGAATTAAAGGGATATGGACAACAACTGATCATGTAACTCCGTActatgttaaattattcacacaAGACGACGAAGGCAATGAAGTTTTAATAACTAGTGATcaatatattattgatCTCAATTCGTTTGGGTCCTTTACATACAAGTTCCATCTAGGTGTAAAATGCTATAAAATAGTAGTTAAGGAAATAACTGCATGGGAAAAAACTGATGAGGATGATGAGATTCCTGTGTTTATAAATGTATCATCAGAATTAAATGTTatggttaaatttaataaatatactaagATGTTCGAAAGAAGGACTAAGCACTATAAAGTCAAAGATAATAGACTAAATTTCAGAAAACCTAAATAG
- a CDS encoding SVSP family protein — protein MRCMTYKCVLIFIIIKCVESQDNNPDQPSEEEEEYNFDVLDLDKIIQDRISRFDDPQYQHYDYYQPELQGHPPQPQTQPQQHPGYQPESQGYQPQTQPQPEYQYYQPEQYDFYQPETLQYQPESYGYEPEQFDQYQQEAYGYYEPPTTQPSQQPQQYYQSTTTQPYQQPSYPYYGPPVPPQPQPAQPSYPYYLPPPTQPTYQQQPQYQYYQPTTTQTPTQPEVTHSPQPQSETVEDDDDFYVTEHDQQIQEPVPVPETGHETTQQSIKPQKEPRKRATKRKDPRTPEKQDEEEPVKLKKPRQIKKSKKPKFYKRNYLGKLEEMTEEDYVVIFSDKKKKEYVFNTYLEQIEFDNELIYEHINGTSYCSLLSQTKETDVFILTNSDGFTLVKRIKGIWTTTDHVTPYYVKLFTQDDEGNEVLITSDQYIIDLNSFGSFTYKFHLGVKCYKIVVKEITAWEKTDEDDEIPVFINVSSELNVMVKFNKYTKMFERRTKHYKVKDNRLNFRKPK, from the coding sequence ATGAGATGTATGACATACAAATgtgtgttaatatttataataataaaatgtgttgaatCTCAAGACAATAATCCTGATCAACCATctgaagaagaagaagagtataattttgatgTTTTAGATCTGGATAAAATCATTCAGGACCGAATTAGTCGTTTTGATGATCCTCAATATCAACATTATGATTATTACCAACCTGAATTACAAGGACATCCACCCCAACCTCAGACTCAACCCCAACAACATCCAGGATATCAACCTGAATCACAAGGATATCAACCACAAACTCAGCCCCAACCAGAatatcagtattatcaaCCCGAACAAtatgatttttatcaacCTGAGACATTACAATATCAACCTGAATCATATGGTTATGAACCTGAACAATTTgatcaatatcaacaagAAGCATATGGGTATTATGAACCTCCAACTACTCAACCTAGTCAACAACCAcaacagtattatcaaTCTACTACTACTCAACCTTATCAACAACCAAGTTATCCGTATTACGGACCTCCAGTACCACCTCAACCACAACCAGCCCAACCAAGTTATCCGTATTATTTACCACCTCCTACTCAACCAACTTATCAACAACAACCACAgtatcagtattatcaaCCTACTACTACTCAAACACCTACTCAACCAGAAGTAACTCATTCACCTCAACCTCAATCAGAAACTGTAGAAGACGATGATGATTTCTATGTGACAGAACATGATCAACAAATACAGGAACCTGTACCTGTACCTGAAACTGGTCATGAAACTACTCAACAGTCAATTAAGCCACAAAAGGAACCAAGAAAAAGAGCAACAAAGAGAAAAGATCCTCGAACGCCAGAAAAACAAGATGAGGAAGAACCTGTTAAGCTAAAAAAGCCTAGgcaaattaaaaaatctaaaaaacCCAAGTTCTATAAGAGAAATTATCTGGGAAAGCTGGAAGAAATGACTGAAGAAGACTATGTCGTTATATTTAGtgataaaaagaaaaaagaATATGTATTCAATACATATCTTGAGCAGATAGAATTTGACAATGAGCTTATCTACGAACATATAAACGGAACATCTTATTGTTCATTATTAAGTCAGACTAAAGAAACTGATGTTTTTATCCTGACCAACAGTGATGGATTTACATTAGTTAAAAGAATTAAAGGGATATGGACAACAACTGATCATGTAACTCCGTActatgttaaattattcacacaAGACGACGAAGGCAATGAAGTTTTAATAACTAGTGATcaatatattattgatCTCAATTCGTTTGGGTCCTTTACATACAAGTTCCATCTAGGTGTAAAATGCTATAAAATAGTAGTTAAGGAAATAACTGCATGGGAAAAAACTGATGAGGATGATGAGATTCCTGTGTTTATAAATGTATCATCAGAATTAAATGTTatggttaaatttaataaatatactaagATGTTCGAAAGAAGGACTAAGCACTATAAAGTCAAAGATAATAGACTAAATTTCAGAAAACCTAAATAG
- a CDS encoding SVSP family protein — MNRNIVYNFILIFIIIQCVKSQDNDPDQPPEEEEDDNFEVSDLDEIIEEETAGFINPQYQPEYQQLQESQYPTQPQTQPQQHDFYQSYDQIQPQHYPEYQPEQFGQYQPQQYGPYQTPQFQTHHIAQQPYDHQDYVPPTSQQAPIQTVTQQPQQHYVPSAPQTQTLTQTQSYDQYQPYVPVTQFQISEEQQISQQPQTTQEPQYQYYLPESQDQYGYQPQYETQSLYDTGQQQITRQPDQYYDQYESTPQVPQQQYYEPPQPQPTQQPQYQYYGPPTLYQPTQPQYEYYIPPTTQPQQSETLEEDDFYMTEHDQPIQEPETVPETEAEPQTQSETSKINKYNPNKLKKKERKKEKTKPISEQTKPTQQPQKKERKRKRIGAPGEEQSEKPSGSEGDQKVPRRRRRRPMKHSLGNEIIINSDQYTVTFTSSGSFRYTFLPGVKCYVIVVAGLVAWEKNEEDEEGFPLFFYITQQLRVLLNFENYFIIIERRRKKYQYIRTKFTSGRSKYK; from the exons ATGAACAGaaatattgtgtataattttatattaatatttataataatccaATGTGTTAAATCTCAAGACAATGATCCTGATCAACCACcagaagaagaagaagatgaCAACTTTGAAGTTTCAGATCTAGATGAAATAATTGAGGAAGAAACTGCTGGATTTATCAATCCTCAATACCAACCAGaatatcaacaattacAAGAATCTCAATATCCAACCCAACCTCAAACTCAACCCCAACAACatgatttttatcaatCTTATGATCAAATTCAACCCCAACATTATCCAGAGTATCAACCAGAACAATTTGGTCAAtatcaacctcaacaaTATGGACCGTACCAGACACCTCAATTTCAGACTCATCATATAGCGCAACAACCATATGATCATCAAGATTATGTACCGCCAACTAGTCAACAAGCACCTATTCAAACAGTAACTCAACAACCACAACAGCATTATGTACCTTCAGCACCTCAAACTCAAACACTGACTCAAACCCAATCATATGATCAATATCAACCGTATGTACCCGTAACTCAATTTCAAATATCTGAAGAACAACAAATATCTCAACAACCTCAAACAACCCAGGAACCTCAATATCAGTATTACTTACCGGAATCCCAAGATCAATATGGATATCAACCGCAATATGAAACACAATCTCTTTATGATACTGGTCAACAACAAATAACTCGCCAACCAGATCAGTATTATGATCAATATGAATCAACACCTCAGGTACCTCAACAACAATATTACGAACCacctcaacctcaaccaACTCAACAACCACAGTATCAGTATTACGGACCTCCTACGCTTTATCAACCCACTCAACCACAGTATgagtattatataccacCAACTactcaacctcaacaatCAGAAACTCTGGAAGAGGATGATTTCTATATGACAGAACATGATCAACCAATACAGGAACCTGAAACGGTACCTGAAACTGAAGCTGAACCACAAACTCAATCAGAAACG AGCAAGATCAACAAGTACAACCCCAACAAACTCAAAAAAAAAGAAAGGAAAAAAGAGAAAACAAAACCAATATCAGAACAAACCAAACCGACTCAACAACCTCAAAAAAAAGAAAGAAAAAGAAAACGTATTGGTGCTCCAGGTGAAGAACAATCAGAAAAACCAAGTGGATCAGAAGGTGATCAAAAAGTACCTAGAAGAAGGAGAAGAAGACCTATGAAAC ATTCTTTAGGCaatgaaattataataaatagtgATCAATATACTGTTACTTTTACATCAAGCGGATCTTTTAGATACACATTCCTCCCAGGCGTAAAATGCTATGTAATAGTAGTTGCTGGCCTAGTTGCATGGGAGAAAAATGAGGAAGATGAGGAGGGTTTTCCCTTATTCTTTTATATTACACAACAATTGCGTGTATTGCTTAActttgaaaattattttataatcattGAAAGGAGGAGgaaaaaatatcaatacATCCGCACTAAATTTACTTCCGGTAGATctaaatacaaataa
- a CDS encoding SVSP family protein, which translates to MNRNIVYNFILIFIIIQCVKSQDNDPDQPPEEEEDDNFEVSDLDEIIEEETAGFINPQYQPEYQQLQESQYPTQPQTQPQQHDFYQSYDQIQPQHYPEYQPEQFGQYQPQQYGPYQTPQFQTHHIAQQPYDHQDYVPPTSQQAPIQTVTQQPQQHYVPSAPQTQTLTQTQSYDQYQPYVPVTQFQISEEQQISQQPQTTQEPQYQYYLPESQDQYGYQPQYETQSLYDTGQQQITRQPDQYYDQYESTPQVPQQQYYEPPQPQPTQQPQYQYYGPPTLYQPTQPQYEYYIPPTTQPQQSETLEEDDFYMTEHDQPIQEPETVPETEAEPQTQSETSKINKYNPNKLKKKERKKEKTKPISEQTKPTQQPQKKERKRKRIGAPGEEQSEKPSGSEGDQKVPRRRRRRPMKRKVYNEIKFFKIDSKGKLVEMTGRDYDVTFDDRDKTKYKFISNLEQIVSDGEIIYKHFYGMPYCSLLNHNSGGFTLVKKTDGSWTTTDAVIPDFVKMFTKDSLGNEIIINSDQYTVTFTSSGSFRYTFLPGVKCYVIVVAGLVAWEKNEEDEEGFPLFFYITQQLRVLLNFENYFIIIERRGKKYQYIRTKFTSGRSKYK; encoded by the exons ATGAACAGaaatattgtgtataattttatattaatatttataataatccaATGTGTTAAATCTCAAGACAATGATCCTGATCAACCACcagaagaagaagaagatgaCAACTTTGAAGTTTCAGATCTAGATGAAATAATTGAGGAAGAAACTGCTGGATTTATCAATCCTCAATACCAACCAGaatatcaacaattacAAGAATCTCAATATCCAACCCAACCTCAAACTCAACCCCAACAACatgatttttatcaatCTTATGATCAAATTCAACCCCAACATTATCCAGAGTATCAACCAGAACAATTTGGTCAAtatcaacctcaacaaTATGGACCGTACCAGACACCTCAATTTCAGACTCATCATATAGCGCAACAACCATATGATCATCAAGATTATGTACCGCCAACTAGTCAACAAGCACCTATTCAAACAGTAACTCAACAACCACAACAGCATTATGTACCTTCAGCACCTCAAACTCAAACACTGACTCAAACCCAATCATATGATCAATATCAACCGTATGTACCCGTAACTCAATTTCAAATATCTGAAGAACAACAAATATCTCAACAACCTCAAACAACCCAGGAACCTCAATATCAGTATTACTTACCGGAATCCCAAGATCAATATGGATATCAACCGCAATATGAAACACAATCTCTTTATGATACTGGTCAACAACAAATAACTCGCCAACCAGATCAGTATTATGATCAATATGAATCAACACCTCAGGTACCTCAACAACAATATTACGAACCacctcaacctcaaccaACTCAACAACCACAGTATCAGTATTACGGACCTCCTACGCTTTATCAACCCACTCAACCACAGTATgagtattatataccacCAACTactcaacctcaacaatCAGAAACTCTGGAAGAGGATGATTTCTATATGACAGAACATGATCAACCAATACAGGAACCTGAAACGGTACCTGAAACTGAAGCTGAACCACAAACTCAATCAGAAACG AGCAAGATCAACAAGTACAACCCCAACAAACTCAAAAAAAAAGAAAGGAAAAAAGAGAAAACAAAACCAATATCAGAACAAACCAAACCGACTCAACAACCTCAAAAAAAAGAAAGAAAAAGAAAACGTATTGGTGCTCCAGGTGAAGAACAATCAGAAAAACCAAGTGGATCAGAAGGTGATCAAAAAGTACCTAGAAGAAGGAGAAGAAGACCTATGAAACGTAAAGTATATAAcgaaataaaattttttaaaattgattcaAAAGGAAAACTCGTAGAAATGACTGGTCGTGACTATGATGTTACATTTGATGATCGtgataaaacaaaatacaaatttatttcaaatCTTGAGCAAATAGTAAGTGATGgtgaaattatttataagCATTTTTACGGAATGCCATATTGTTCATTACTAAATCACA ATAGTGGTGGATTTACATTAGTTAAAAAAACTGATGGATCATGGACAACAACTGATGCGGTGATTCCAGATTTTGTCAAAATGTTCACAAAAGATTCTTTAGGCaatgaaattataataaatagtgATCAATATACTGTTACTTTTACATCAAGCGGATCTTTTAGATACACATTCCTCCCAGGCGTAAAATGCTATGTAATAGTAGTTGCTGGCCTAGTTGCATGGGAGAAAAATGAGGAAGATGAGGAGGGTTTTCCCTTATTCTTTTATATTACACAACAATTGCGTGTATTGCTTAActttgaaaattattttataatcattGAAAGGAGGGGgaaaaaatatcaatacATCCGCACTAAATTTACTTCCGGTAGATctaaatacaaataa
- a CDS encoding SVSP family protein, translating to MNLAILLNHRLNLSINIMNLHNLLNQIISIIYHLHSNHLNNLNNLNQLISIMKLVNLLNHSNNITNLHKHLNQNSMSIMKLVNLLNLSINIMNLLKHTNLNPLNNNIQKITIYHNYHIPLNNHSMSIMNLLLLKHHHYLKYQNNWISIIYHHSNNQNSITILINLTNLLNNHSINLEQIECDDRIIYQHTHGTPYCSLLSHSKKTNVFVMTNSDGFTLVRKTKGEWKKNDYKIPENIILFTQDFLGNEIIITGDQYSIHFTSLGSFKYVLLPGVKCCKIVVDGLMVWEKTDDDVGFPTIIYLSEQLTVTIKFEKYSKTFRKRPKYYKLLHIKKTSGKDRYS from the exons ATGAACCTAGCCATACTACTCAATCACCGACTCAACCTCAGCATCAATATTATGAACCTCCACAACCTACTCAACCAAattatcagtattatttatcacCTCCACAGCAACCACCTCAACAACCTCAACAACCTCAACCAACTTATCAGTATTATGAAGTTAGTCAACCTACTCAACCACAGCAACAATATTACGAACCTCCACAAACATCTCAACCAGAACAGTATGAGTATTATGAAGTTAGTCAACTTACTCAACCTCAGCATCAATATTATGAACCTCCTCAAACATACCAACCTCAACCCACTCAACAACAACATCCAGaaaattactatataccacAATTACCACATCCCGCTCAACAACCACAGTATGAGTATTATGAACCTCCTACTACTCAAACATCACCACTACCTCAAGTACCAGAACAACTGGatcagtattatttaccaCCACAGCAACAACCAGAACAGTATTACGATCCTTATCAACCTAACCAACCTACTCAACAACCACAgtatca ATCTTGAGCAAATAGAATGTGACGATCGAATTATTTATCAGCATACACATGGAACACCATATTGTTCATTATTAAGTCATAGTAAAAAAACGAATGTTTTTGTCATGACAAACAGTGATGGATTTACATTAGTTAGGAAAACTAAAGGAGAATGGAaaaaaaatgattataaaattccagaaaatataatactattcaCACAAGATTTTTTAGgtaatgaaattataataactGGTGATCAATATAGTATTCATTTTACATCACTCGGATCCTTTAAATATGTATTGCTCCCAGGCGTAAAGTGCTGTAAAATAGTAGTTGATGGTCTGATGGTATGGGAAAAAACTGATGATGATGTAGGTTTTCctacaattatttatttatcagAACAATTGACTGTTACAATTAagtttgaaaaatatagTAAAACGTTCCGTAAGAGGCCTAAGTACTATAAActcctacacattaaaaaaACTTCAGGAAAAGATAGATATagctaa
- a CDS encoding SVSP family protein, giving the protein MNRNIVYNFILIFIIIKCVKSQDNNPDQPAEDDENDEEEYNFEVLDLEQIIQEETGVQINPQYQPQYQQIQESQYPTQPQTQPQQYPGYQPESQGYQPELLGYDSEQQYYQEYQPESLDYQQQQYGPEPSEHQTDTYGYYEPQHLLNK; this is encoded by the exons ATGAACAGaaatattgtgtataattttatattaatatttataataataaaatgtgtcaAATCACAAGACAATAATCCTGATCAACCAGCtgaagatgatgaaaatgatgaagaagagTATAATTTTGAAGTTTTAGATCTAGAACAAATCATTCAGGAAGAAACTGGTGTTCAGATCAATCCTCAATACCAAccacaatatcaacaaatACAAGAATCTCAATATCCAACCCAACCTCAGACTCAACCCCAACAATATCCAGGATATCAACCTGAATCACAAGGATATCAACCAGAATTATTAGGATATGATTCAGAGCAGCAGTATTATCAAGAATATCAGCCAGAATCATTAGATTATCAACAGCAACAATATGGACCAGAACCATCAGAACATCAAACGGATACTTATGGGTATTATGAACCTCAGCACCTACTCAACAA GTAA
- a CDS encoding SVSP family protein, whose amino-acid sequence MRCMTYKCVLIFIIIKCVKSQDNNPDQPDDEEEEDNFEVLDLDKIIQDRISRFEDPQYQPQYQQLQESQYPTQPQTQPQQYDYYQGESQELSVYQPQYYQSQSLQYQPQSHSEQYDQYQGESLQYQPQTHSEQYDQYQGESLQYQPQTHSEQYDQYQGESFYYQPELQQYQPQQVQYGQYVSYHPTTAPQTSQPTQQSEQYYQPSQPYQPQQPSIPELTQPSYQNYEVSQVIQQSEQYYQPSQPQQPQQPDQYYDPYHPTQQQQSYQYYLSPSAPQPQHQYYEVSQPTQQQQYYEPPQPAQPSYQYYLPPPPQSPTQPQYQYYLSPPQQQPQPVTQSPQPQSETVEDDDNFYVTEHDQPQQEPSVTDTGFIYGPTQPATQPAIPPTQYLTPPQEHVAEEPTQQSIQPQKKPGKRKRTRATSGEEDEEEEEEPVKLKKPRPIKKSKNINFYKRNYLGNLEEMDEGEYVVIYGDKKKKDYEFNTNLEQLEFNNEVIYEHINGTSYCSLLSHSKETDVFILTNSDGFTLVKKSSGIWTRTDHVIPNYVKLFTQDSGGNEILLTEGDYDIDFTSSGSFRYILGPGVKCCKIVAEGLTVWEKTEKDDGYPIMIYLSIKRIIIVKFEKYSKTFRKRVKKFILLYTRKFCKKT is encoded by the coding sequence ATGAGATGTATGACATACAAATgtgtgttaatatttataataatcaaATGTGTCAAATCTCAAGACAATAACCCTGATCAACctgatgatgaagaagaagaagataattttgaagTTTTAGATCTAGATAAAATCATTCAGGACCGAATTAGCCGTTTTGAGGATCCTCAATATCAAccacaatatcaacaattacAAGAATCTCAATATCCAACCCAACCTCAGACTCAACCCCAACAATATGATTATTATCAAGGAGAATCACAAGAATTATCAGTATATCAACCCCAGTATTATCAATCTCAATCATTACAATATCAACCACAATCTCATTCCGAACAATATGATCAATATCAAGGAGAATCATTACAATATCAACCACAAACTCATTCCGAACAATATGATCAATATCAAGGAGAATCATTACAATATCAACCACAAACTCATTCCGAACAATATGATCAATATCAAGGAGAATCATTCTATTATCAGCCTGAATTACAACAATATCAACCACAGCAAGTACAATATGGGCAATATGTGTCTTATCATCCTACTACGGCTCCACAAACATCGCAACCTACCCAACAATCAGaacaatattatcaacctAGTCAGCCTTATCAACCTCAGCAACCATCTATACCAGAATTAACTCAACCAAGTTATCAGAATTATGAAGTTAGTCAAGTTATCCAACAATCAGaacagtattatcaacCCAGTCAACCTCAACAACCTCAGCAACCAGATCAGTATTACGATCCTTATCATCCTACTCAACAACAACAAAgttatcagtattatttatcacCATCGGCACCTCAACCTCAGCATCAATATTATGAAGTTAGTCAACCTACTCAACAACAACAATATTACGAACCTCCACAACCTGCCCAACCAAgttatcaatattatttacctCCACCACCTCAATCACCCACTCAACCACAGtatcagtattatttatcacCACCACAGCAACAACCTCAACCAGTAACTCAGTCACCTCAACCTCAATCAGAAACTGTAGAAGACGATGATAATTTCTATGTGACAGAACATGATCAACCACAACAGGAACCTTCTGTAACTGATACTGGGTTTATATATGGACCAACTCAACCTGCTACTCAACCTGCTATACCACCTACACAATATTTAACGCCACCTCAAGAACATGTAGCTGAAGAACCTACTCAACAGTCAATTCAGCCACAAAAGAAACCAGgaaaaagaaaaagaacTCGAGCTACAAGTGGAGAGGAAGATGAGgaggaggaagaagaaCCTGTTAAGCTAAAAAAGCCTAGACcaattaaaaaatctaaaaacATCAACTTCTATAAAAGAAACTATCTGGGAAATCTGGAAGAAATGGACGAGGGTGAGTATGTTGTTATATATGGCgataaaaagaaaaaagaTTATGAATTCAATACAAATCTTGAGCAGCTAGAATTTAACAATGAGGTTATCTACGAACATATAAATGGAACATCTTATTGTTCATTATTAAGTCACAGTAAAGAAACTGATGTTTTTATCCTGACCAACAGTGATGGATTTACATTAGTTAAGAAAAGTAGTGGGATATGGACAAGAACTGATCATGTTATTCCAAATTACGTTAAACTATTCACACAAGATTCTGGAGGGAATGAAATCCTATTAACTGAAGGAGATTATGATATTGATTTTACTTCAAGTGGATCCTTTAGATATATATTAGGCCCAGGTGTAAAATGCTGTAAAATAGTAGCTGAGGGTCTGACTGTATGGGAGAAGACCGAAAAAGATGATGGTTATCCCataatgatttatttatcaataaaacgtataattattgttaagtttgaaaaatatagTAAAACGTTCCGTAAAAGGGTTAAgaaatttatacttttataCACTAGAAAATTTTGCAAAAAGAcataa